One genomic segment of Paraburkholderia hospita includes these proteins:
- a CDS encoding ABC transporter substrate-binding protein, giving the protein MTLIFLSLYGCHQKDSASPGASAPAKTIITALIWAPDWPEEMLQIAAEFSKENPDIGVNVQFMVGNSVEANIKPRVASGNLPDLVSVNPNAYSAELADQHVLADVSQTAAWNNMIDPLKGDWTSRQSKAFGISGGVATVLMYYNEDMFAKAGIKALPTNFREFLAVCEQLKRAGFTPIMWNGGFPNMLGNGLFGSGFANNVVARDPAWKKKIDDGTLNLNTPAVADIFAKMALMPERGYVQDGFMATDYDGGIRLFKEGKVAMAIHGSWAAGLLLHGNPFETGVFIPPWNAPGKRVVPIVGSETGFAVCETPNKVAAMRFLEFIAAKGFAILQAKRQNISPFRQSTGAMAGDPKIVEYTNEVSRYPVTASPYYSVLPSNSIERLHRLMQDVLLNRITPRQAAQLLDASVKNEAKMHYK; this is encoded by the coding sequence GCGCGTCCGCGCCGGCGAAGACGATCATTACCGCGCTGATCTGGGCGCCTGACTGGCCGGAAGAGATGCTCCAGATCGCCGCCGAATTCAGCAAGGAAAATCCGGACATCGGCGTGAACGTGCAGTTCATGGTCGGCAATTCCGTCGAGGCGAACATCAAGCCCCGGGTCGCGTCGGGAAATCTGCCGGATCTCGTCAGCGTGAATCCGAATGCGTACTCGGCTGAACTGGCCGACCAGCACGTCCTCGCCGACGTCAGTCAGACGGCAGCGTGGAACAACATGATCGATCCGTTGAAGGGCGACTGGACGAGCCGTCAGTCGAAAGCGTTCGGCATTTCCGGCGGCGTCGCGACGGTGCTGATGTACTACAACGAGGATATGTTTGCGAAGGCGGGCATCAAGGCACTGCCGACCAACTTTCGCGAGTTCCTCGCGGTCTGCGAGCAGCTCAAGCGCGCGGGCTTCACGCCAATCATGTGGAACGGCGGGTTTCCCAATATGCTGGGCAACGGTCTGTTCGGCTCCGGCTTCGCGAACAACGTGGTGGCGCGCGACCCCGCGTGGAAGAAGAAAATCGACGACGGCACGCTGAATCTGAACACGCCTGCCGTCGCCGATATCTTTGCCAAAATGGCGCTGATGCCGGAACGCGGCTACGTGCAGGACGGATTCATGGCGACGGACTACGACGGCGGCATCCGGCTGTTCAAGGAAGGCAAGGTCGCAATGGCGATTCACGGCAGCTGGGCAGCCGGTCTGCTGCTGCACGGCAATCCCTTCGAAACAGGCGTTTTCATTCCGCCATGGAACGCGCCCGGCAAGCGGGTCGTGCCGATTGTCGGCAGCGAAACGGGCTTTGCCGTGTGCGAAACGCCGAACAAGGTTGCCGCCATGCGCTTTCTCGAGTTCATCGCTGCAAAGGGTTTCGCCATTCTCCAGGCGAAGCGCCAGAACATTTCGCCGTTCAGACAGAGCACGGGCGCGATGGCGGGCGACCCGAAGATCGTCGAATACACTAATGAAGTTAGTCGCTATCCCGTCACCGCAAGCCCGTACTATTCGGTGCTTCCGTCCAACTCCATCGAGCGCTTGCACCGGTTGATGCAGGATGTCCTGTTGAACAGGATCACGCCCAGGCAGGCGGCCCAGCTGCTGGATGCGTCCGTCAAGAATGAAGCGAAGATGCATTACAAATGA